The Helicobacter mustelae genome has a segment encoding these proteins:
- a CDS encoding DedA family protein, producing the protein MQSFQEHLQSWGYLLLFLYSLGGGYLAIIAAGFLSSLGSMDITLSVLVAFVGNAIGSGIFAVLVRSQKKDFARYFQKHRRKVALAFLWLKKYGIGLIFFSKYIFGIKAIVPAVIGLSKYSLKKYWIFNTLACLLWALVMGLLSYFASELVKKLLEKLVFLPPYAMPLLLLGIGVLFVGALKYFSSKKMV; encoded by the coding sequence GTGCAATCATTTCAAGAACATTTACAATCCTGGGGGTATTTATTATTATTCCTCTATTCTTTAGGTGGAGGATATTTGGCCATCATTGCAGCGGGTTTTCTCAGCAGCCTAGGAAGCATGGATATCACCCTTTCTGTCCTGGTGGCTTTTGTGGGAAATGCCATTGGCAGCGGGATTTTTGCAGTCCTGGTGCGAAGTCAAAAAAAAGATTTTGCAAGATATTTTCAAAAACACAGGCGCAAGGTCGCCCTAGCGTTTTTGTGGCTCAAAAAATATGGCATTGGGCTGATTTTTTTTAGTAAATATATTTTTGGGATCAAGGCAATTGTTCCCGCGGTCATTGGTCTAAGCAAATACAGCTTGAAAAAATATTGGATTTTCAATACTCTTGCATGCCTCTTGTGGGCATTGGTGATGGGGCTACTTAGCTACTTTGCTAGCGAATTGGTAAAAAAACTCCTAGAGAAACTCGTTTTTCTGCCCCCCTATGCGATGCCATTGCTTTTATTGGGAATTGGCGTTTTGTTTGTTGGGGCACTAAAGTACTTTAGTAGCAAAAAAATGGTATAA
- a CDS encoding flavodoxin, giving the protein MKKIGIFYGTDGGNTHTVADKIAKEIGGEVDVIDISKASKDQVLGYENLILASSTYGAGDLQSDWEDILDSFSQEDFHGKVIGLVGLGDQDTYSDTFCDSLSHLYEKVKLGKVVGHTDVDGYDFSDTKSIEDGKFVGLVIDEDNQEDLSDERIKKWVAEIKPLFL; this is encoded by the coding sequence ATGAAAAAAATCGGCATTTTTTATGGAACAGATGGCGGAAATACTCATACAGTCGCAGATAAAATCGCGAAAGAAATTGGCGGGGAGGTGGATGTAATTGACATCTCCAAGGCTTCAAAGGATCAGGTACTGGGGTATGAGAATCTCATTCTTGCTAGCTCTACTTATGGCGCTGGGGATTTGCAATCTGACTGGGAAGATATTCTAGATAGCTTCTCTCAAGAGGATTTCCATGGGAAGGTGATTGGCCTGGTGGGACTAGGAGATCAGGATACCTATAGTGATACATTTTGCGATAGCCTTTCTCATCTCTATGAAAAAGTCAAACTTGGTAAGGTAGTGGGCCATACTGATGTGGATGGCTATGACTTTAGTGATACCAAATCCATTGAGGATGGAAAATTTGTGGGTCTAGTGATTGATGAGGACAATCAAGAAGACCTCAGCGATGAGCGCATCAAAAAATGGGTGGCAGAGATTAAACCTCTTTTCCTCTGA